One genomic window of Prochlorococcus marinus str. NATL2A includes the following:
- a CDS encoding mechanosensitive ion channel family protein has translation MDDFYKNIIISLLTFSVGCIISLVSSKILKKVLRRITSATQSKTDDYIAILLIETIKPLGFILSFIVAWKVLLIGGIVDKTLIGISKFLCLIYIVRFINRVFLKIIQRWASKINDQSISEMIRSLSPMVGASVWSLGVIFYLQNMGVQMAAIWALLSAGGIGAGLALKEPVQEFFEYITILLDKPFQSGQFIHIDGIWAKVERVGVRSTRLRSINGEAIVMSNSRLTNGVISNYAEMKKRRLVHKLGVVYETTYDQTKSIPMMIKNIVDKTENAIFDRCHFIEFSNSSLDFELVYYIPTSDYLLAMSAQQEINLEIMKKFQNENINFAYPTQTIHINK, from the coding sequence ATGGACGATTTTTATAAAAACATAATCATTTCATTACTTACTTTTAGCGTTGGTTGCATTATTTCCCTGGTAAGTTCAAAAATCCTAAAAAAGGTTTTAAGGAGAATAACCTCTGCGACTCAAAGCAAAACTGATGACTACATAGCTATTCTTTTAATTGAGACTATTAAACCTTTAGGGTTTATCTTAAGTTTCATAGTTGCATGGAAAGTCTTACTGATTGGTGGAATAGTTGATAAGACATTGATTGGTATTAGTAAGTTTCTATGCCTTATTTATATTGTCAGATTTATAAATAGAGTATTTTTAAAGATAATACAAAGATGGGCAAGTAAAATCAATGATCAATCCATAAGTGAAATGATTCGTTCACTTAGTCCAATGGTTGGGGCATCTGTTTGGAGTCTAGGAGTTATTTTTTACCTTCAAAATATGGGTGTCCAAATGGCAGCCATTTGGGCTCTTTTAAGTGCAGGAGGTATAGGAGCTGGACTTGCATTAAAGGAACCAGTTCAAGAGTTCTTCGAATACATAACGATACTCCTAGATAAACCATTTCAAAGTGGACAGTTCATTCATATTGATGGGATCTGGGCAAAGGTTGAGAGAGTAGGTGTTAGATCAACACGCCTAAGAAGTATTAACGGAGAAGCAATAGTAATGAGCAATAGCCGACTAACAAATGGAGTAATCTCAAATTATGCTGAGATGAAAAAAAGAAGACTGGTTCATAAATTAGGTGTGGTCTATGAAACTACATATGATCAAACAAAAAGCATACCTATGATGATAAAAAATATTGTTGATAAAACTGAAAATGCGATCTTCGACCGATGTCATTTTATCGAATTCTCAAATAGCAGTCTTGATTTTGAACTAGTCTATTACATCCCTACAAGTGATTATCTTCTAGCAATGTCAGCTCAGCAAGAAATTAATCTAGAGATCATGAAGAAATTCCAAAATGAAAATATTAACTTCGCATATCCAACCCAAACAATTCATATAAATAAATAA
- a CDS encoding isochorismatase family protein, which yields MDQFIKTNPNPINTNNNNNKIIVEDETLLLIVDVQKKLIKNIKDNQQLIFNIKKLIDTCNLLDVRIAITEQNPLKLGKTLESITDNNEYPKFEKMEFSCINNKNFIKYINDYNFKNIIVSGIESHICVLQTSMDLLQQGLNILIPRDAIGSRNKMDNDTAFLRLILSGAVASTTESLICELCKTSNRKEFREVSKILKNSFSN from the coding sequence ATGGATCAATTCATAAAAACAAATCCAAACCCAATCAATACAAATAATAATAATAATAAAATAATAGTAGAGGATGAAACATTACTACTTATAGTAGATGTGCAAAAAAAGCTTATAAAGAATATAAAAGACAATCAACAATTAATATTTAACATAAAAAAGCTTATTGATACCTGCAATTTGCTTGATGTTCGTATCGCTATTACGGAACAAAATCCATTGAAGCTTGGGAAGACTCTAGAATCTATTACAGATAATAATGAATATCCTAAATTTGAAAAAATGGAATTTAGTTGTATTAACAATAAGAACTTTATTAAGTATATAAATGATTATAATTTTAAAAATATTATAGTAAGTGGGATTGAGAGTCATATATGTGTTCTTCAAACATCGATGGATCTTTTACAACAAGGATTAAACATTTTAATCCCAAGAGATGCTATTGGAAGTAGAAATAAAATGGACAATGATACTGCTTTTTTAAGGCTTATATTATCTGGTGCAGTTGCATCCACGACTGAAAGTCTAATATGTGAATTATGTAAGACCTCAAATAGAAAAGAATTTAGGGAGGTAAGTAAAATTTTAAAAAATTCATTTTCAAATTAA